TTGGATGACGAAATGGGCGTTCCCGGCGTTCCTCACGGGGACGTGGAGCGTCCCGGCGGATATCGCCGCCGGGCCGGCCTCCCCCCGGAACTCCTCCTTCAGGGGGCGGACGAAGATCGGAACGCCGAAACGGATCGCGATGGCGATGTTGGCTCCTTCCGCCTTCCCGGGACCGGGGATCTCCTCGATGAAGAGGCGGTACGTCTTCTCCACGCCGCCCGCCGGCACCTTGATCCCCGCCCGCAGGATCTTCTCCTCCTTCTTCTCCAGGATCATCATCCGCGGGAAGAAGAGGAGGTCGGAGGTGTCGGCGTACGCGTCCTTCCCCGCCGCGTCCTGCGTCCATTCCATCGCGCTCATCTGGACCTGCAGCTTCTCTTCCGACTCGTTCACGATCGTCACGACCCCGCTCTTCGCGTCGCGGCCGAGCTCGAGCCGTATGGGGGTCACCCGCCAGTCGCCGGCAACGACGGCGGAGGGGAGCAGCGGGAGAAGAATCAGGAGGGCGAGGGAGCGCAACGCAACACGCGCGCATTTCCGGCTGGAACGGGGCTCGTGCATGGGCACACTATAGCAGAACGGCGGCGCGGGGCTACAACGGCCGAACGGAGAGGGAGAGCGGCCAGGGATACGTTCCCGGGCGTACGTCCTTCGCGAGGAAAAAGCGGTAGGTCAACTCCGCGGCGACGGGACCCGCGGAGTGGGGATGGGGAATGAATCCGCCGCCCGGACCGATCTCCACTTCCCTTCCGAGTCCCCGGACCGATACGCGGCCGAAGGGTGCGCCGGGCGTGACGGCTCCCTCGAAGACGAGCAGATATCCCATCGGCGAATTCTCCCGGACCAGAATCCGGGAGGCCGCCCGGGCCTCCACGAACCCCCGCGATACGTCCTCGGCGGTCACGACGACCGTCCGGTCCTGGTGGAGGACCTCGAGAGTCGCCCGT
The Deltaproteobacteria bacterium DNA segment above includes these coding regions:
- a CDS encoding molecular chaperone produces the protein MRSLALLILLPLLPSAVVAGDWRVTPIRLELGRDAKSGVVTIVNESEEKLQVQMSAMEWTQDAAGKDAYADTSDLLFFPRMMILEKKEEKILRAGIKVPAGGVEKTYRLFIEEIPGPGKAEGANIAIAIRFGVPIFVRPLKEEFRGEAGPAAISAGTLHVPVRNAGNAHFVIQSVLVSGSNGRGEEIFSREIAGWYLLAGASRAYTTPVPPEACGSLSKIDIEVRTDHLPLRTQLVADPSMCGK